A stretch of the Candidatus Saccharimonadales bacterium genome encodes the following:
- the uvrB gene encoding excinuclease ABC subunit UvrB has protein sequence MSKLRLHSDYTPQGDQPAAIKQLVQGINDGLRDQTLLGVTGSGKTFSMANLIQSVQKPTLILSHNKTLAAQLYGEFKSFFPDNAVHYFVSYFDYYQPEAYIARSDTFIEKDSQINEEIDRLRHAATDALLSRRDVIIVASVSCIYGIGSVEDYDGLSVKVAVGERRVRDKLLRQLTDIQYQRNDIDFHRGTFRVRGDVVDVFPAGEEVAYRIEFFGDEIEKITRLEPLTGEVLATLTELKIFPSSHYVTPHDKLKVALGSIESELDQRLAQFKMENKLLEAQRLEQRTRFDLEMLEETGFVKGIENYSRYLTNREPGEQPATLMDYFPDDYLLLVDESHMTIPQIRGMYNGDRARKEVLVEHGFRLPSALDNRPLTFTEFERHVNQAVYVSATPADYELSRSPEPARQVIRPTGLLDPVIEVRPIDGQIDDLINEVRATIAKQQRVLITTLTKRMSEDLTEYLKEINIKVTYLHSDVDTLDRTDILRDLRLGIYDVVVGINLLREGLDLPEVSLVAILDADKEGFLRSEQALIQTIGRAARHVEGRVIMYADRVTGSMERAIGETNKRRDIQAAYNTEHGITPTGAGRAVEKGMRPDLPEQAKTAKLDLKKIPKDEYKHLLKDLNRQMDMAAANLQFEQAAELRDIINDLKQKM, from the coding sequence GTGAGTAAACTACGACTACATAGTGATTATACGCCGCAGGGCGATCAGCCGGCCGCTATCAAGCAGCTAGTTCAAGGCATCAATGATGGGCTGCGCGACCAGACGCTGCTGGGCGTAACCGGCTCCGGTAAGACATTCTCAATGGCGAATCTTATTCAAAGCGTCCAGAAACCGACCTTGATTCTCAGTCATAACAAAACGCTGGCGGCTCAGCTGTACGGCGAATTCAAAAGCTTCTTCCCGGACAACGCTGTCCATTATTTCGTCAGTTACTTCGATTATTATCAGCCGGAAGCTTACATAGCCCGCAGCGATACCTTTATCGAGAAGGATTCACAGATCAATGAGGAGATCGACCGGCTGCGCCACGCTGCCACTGACGCACTCCTCAGCCGACGTGACGTTATTATTGTTGCCAGTGTCAGCTGTATTTACGGCATTGGATCAGTCGAGGATTATGACGGATTATCCGTCAAGGTTGCTGTCGGTGAGCGCCGGGTGCGCGATAAGCTGCTGCGCCAGCTGACGGATATTCAGTATCAGCGCAATGACATTGACTTTCACCGTGGTACCTTCCGGGTACGAGGCGATGTGGTTGATGTGTTTCCAGCTGGTGAAGAAGTCGCCTACCGAATTGAATTCTTCGGCGATGAAATAGAGAAAATTACTCGGCTCGAACCGCTGACCGGCGAAGTACTAGCGACATTGACGGAACTGAAGATTTTCCCGAGTTCGCACTACGTGACTCCGCACGACAAATTGAAGGTCGCACTCGGCAGTATCGAATCAGAACTTGATCAGCGGCTGGCACAGTTCAAAATGGAAAACAAGCTGCTTGAGGCCCAGCGCCTGGAACAGCGCACGCGCTTTGACCTGGAAATGCTGGAGGAAACTGGCTTCGTCAAAGGCATTGAGAACTACAGCCGGTATCTTACGAACCGCGAACCGGGCGAGCAGCCAGCGACGCTCATGGATTACTTCCCGGATGACTACCTGCTGCTGGTAGACGAATCGCATATGACCATTCCGCAAATCCGCGGCATGTACAACGGTGACCGCGCCCGCAAAGAAGTGCTGGTCGAGCACGGCTTTCGGCTGCCGAGCGCCCTCGACAACCGGCCATTGACCTTTACCGAGTTTGAACGCCACGTGAATCAAGCTGTCTACGTGTCGGCGACACCGGCGGATTATGAGCTCAGCCGCAGTCCGGAGCCTGCCCGGCAGGTTATACGACCGACTGGACTACTCGATCCAGTTATAGAAGTCCGGCCGATTGACGGCCAGATCGATGATTTGATCAATGAAGTCCGAGCGACCATCGCCAAGCAGCAGCGCGTCCTGATAACAACGCTGACAAAGCGGATGAGCGAAGACCTGACTGAATACCTGAAAGAGATAAACATCAAAGTAACGTACTTGCACAGTGATGTCGATACGCTGGATAGAACGGATATACTGCGTGATCTTCGGCTCGGGATTTATGACGTTGTTGTTGGCATCAACCTGCTCCGTGAAGGACTCGATCTGCCTGAAGTTAGTTTGGTCGCCATATTAGACGCTGACAAAGAAGGTTTTCTGCGCAGCGAGCAAGCACTCATCCAGACTATCGGCCGGGCTGCCCGCCATGTCGAAGGCCGCGTCATAATGTACGCCGACCGCGTAACCGGCAGCATGGAACGAGCCATCGGTGAGACGAACAAGCGCCGTGATATTCAGGCTGCATACAACACTGAGCACGGTATCACGCCAACCGGTGCCGGCCGAGCCGTCGAGAAAGGTATGCGGCCTGACCTGCCTGAGCAAGCCAAAACCGCTAAGCTGGATCTGAAAAAAATACCGAAGGACGAATACAAGCATCTGCTTAAAGACCTGAATCGTCAAATGGATATGGCCGCTGCCAACCTGCAGTTTGAGCAAGCAGCTGAGCTACGCGATATTATTAACGATTTAAAGCAGAAGATGTAG
- a CDS encoding YtxH domain-containing protein, translated as MNGKAKRIALGTIVAGAVGYVAGILTAPKSGSDTRSSIRSVRDSSIAKAEKQLKQLHTELNHLLGEAESKIKHDEKHSSRQKHEVALEGEIVHRASRTRQKAREILSALHDGNANDHDLDTAVSEASKAIKAMKTYLKKK; from the coding sequence ATGAATGGTAAAGCAAAACGGATCGCTCTTGGGACAATTGTAGCTGGTGCGGTCGGCTACGTAGCTGGTATTTTGACCGCTCCAAAAAGCGGTAGCGATACACGGAGCAGCATTCGCAGCGTCCGCGATAGCAGCATTGCCAAGGCCGAAAAACAGCTCAAGCAATTGCATACAGAACTCAATCATTTGCTTGGTGAGGCCGAAAGCAAAATCAAGCACGACGAAAAGCATTCTTCTAGACAAAAACACGAAGTTGCCCTGGAGGGCGAGATAGTACATAGAGCATCACGGACCCGCCAGAAGGCGCGTGAAATCCTCAGTGCCTTGCATGATGGAAACGCTAATGACCACGACCTAGATACGGCCGTCAGTGAAGCGTCCAAAGCCATCAAAGCCATGAAAACATATCTGAAAAAGAAGTAG
- the gatA gene encoding Asp-tRNA(Asn)/Glu-tRNA(Gln) amidotransferase subunit GatA: MSAATTASQWLPIAEIAAKVVSGELRAVDLVEQSLRTIAEHQQYNAIIATTEDRARTRARQIDADIAASKPAGRLAGVPFIAKDNYLVFGAETTAASNILRGFTAPYQSTVIERLEAEGAICVAKANMDAFAHGGSTENSDFYPTKNPHDMARVPGGSSGGSAAAVVLDMAPFALGTDTGGSIRQPASFSGCVGFKPTYGLTSRSGVVAMASSTDVMGPLTRTVADSALVFDVIAGRDQLDSTTIERDAAGYADLPGDINLTGKKIGVIREYMGDSLQPGVSQIIDDVLQRLRTAGADVQELSLPSLPLSLAVYYIIVPAEISSNLSRYDGQRFGYSYPDATTLEDSYRGSRGTGFGKEAKRRIMIGTYVLSSGYYDAYYKKAQTVRTKIINEFAIAFEQVDFLLGPVAPTTAFKIGENSNDPLQMYLSDVMTVGPSLAGIPAISVPVGMVDGLPVGVQLMAAQRADRSLLAFARQTEELVR, from the coding sequence ATGAGCGCTGCTACAACTGCTTCACAATGGCTGCCTATAGCGGAGATTGCGGCTAAAGTTGTCTCGGGCGAGCTACGGGCAGTTGACTTGGTCGAACAGTCTCTGCGCACGATTGCTGAGCACCAGCAGTACAATGCGATCATCGCGACAACCGAAGATAGGGCACGCACGCGGGCACGGCAGATTGATGCAGACATAGCTGCCTCGAAACCCGCCGGTCGTCTGGCTGGCGTTCCGTTTATTGCCAAAGATAATTATCTGGTTTTTGGGGCCGAGACAACAGCCGCCAGCAATATTCTGCGTGGCTTCACGGCGCCGTATCAGTCGACCGTTATCGAGCGACTGGAAGCTGAAGGAGCGATATGTGTTGCCAAGGCTAATATGGACGCCTTTGCGCACGGCGGTTCGACTGAAAACAGCGATTTTTATCCGACGAAAAACCCACATGACATGGCTCGGGTACCTGGTGGATCGTCCGGCGGTTCAGCAGCAGCAGTCGTGCTCGACATGGCGCCGTTTGCGCTTGGTACCGACACGGGTGGTTCGATCCGCCAGCCAGCCAGCTTTAGTGGATGCGTTGGATTCAAGCCGACATACGGCCTGACGTCACGCTCCGGTGTGGTGGCGATGGCCAGTAGTACCGATGTGATGGGTCCACTGACACGAACGGTCGCTGACAGCGCTCTCGTGTTTGACGTTATTGCTGGCAGGGATCAACTTGATAGTACAACCATCGAGCGGGATGCTGCCGGCTATGCTGATCTGCCAGGAGACATCAATCTTACTGGCAAGAAAATCGGAGTTATCCGCGAATATATGGGTGACAGCCTTCAACCCGGTGTCAGCCAGATTATTGATGACGTATTGCAACGGCTTCGTACCGCCGGTGCCGACGTTCAGGAACTCAGCCTGCCATCGCTGCCTTTGTCGCTGGCAGTGTATTACATCATCGTGCCAGCTGAAATCAGCAGTAACTTGAGCCGCTATGACGGCCAACGCTTCGGCTATAGTTATCCAGATGCGACGACGCTCGAGGATAGCTACCGCGGGTCACGCGGCACGGGTTTCGGAAAAGAAGCGAAACGCCGGATTATGATTGGCACCTATGTACTCAGTAGCGGCTATTACGACGCCTACTATAAAAAGGCGCAGACTGTCCGCACCAAAATTATCAACGAATTTGCCATAGCCTTTGAACAGGTTGATTTCTTGTTGGGCCCAGTGGCGCCGACGACGGCATTTAAAATCGGCGAAAACAGCAATGATCCTTTGCAGATGTATCTATCAGACGTTATGACTGTCGGCCCAAGCCTGGCCGGGATACCGGCGATTTCAGTACCGGTTGGTATGGTTGACGGCTTGCCGGTGGGCGTGCAGCTCATGGCCGCCCAGCGTGCAGACCGGTCACTTCTAGCGTTTGCTCGCCAAACTGAGGAGCTTGTACGATGA
- a CDS encoding class II fructose-bisphosphate aldolase produces MPLTLREIRENCQKARATMQRARDEHFALGAFNLDNQETLRAVAQAAKSRNAPVLVEISQGEVEALGLENVRDMVDNYKAILGVEIYINLDHSPTVEDAKAGIDAGYEFIHIDISQANHDATEEEIIQATREVVEYAKMTGALVESEPHYFGGSSNIHTEGIDYAEIKKTFSTPEGTYHFVKSTGIDTYAAAVGNLHGKYPVPKKLDLVLLQEIRDAIDCNISLHGGSGTPGHYFVDAVKIGVTKININSDMRYAYRTTLEKVLDEDPTEYAVIKLMPKVIAAVQKVVESKIDSFNSTGKAQI; encoded by the coding sequence ATGCCATTAACACTTCGAGAAATTAGAGAAAACTGTCAAAAAGCTCGCGCGACGATGCAGCGGGCACGGGACGAGCACTTTGCGCTCGGCGCCTTTAATTTGGACAACCAGGAAACGCTGCGGGCTGTCGCCCAGGCTGCCAAGAGCCGTAATGCGCCAGTACTGGTCGAAATCAGTCAGGGAGAGGTCGAGGCACTCGGCCTCGAAAACGTCCGTGATATGGTTGATAACTACAAAGCCATTCTTGGCGTCGAGATATATATCAATCTTGATCATTCACCGACTGTCGAAGATGCCAAGGCCGGTATTGATGCCGGTTATGAATTTATCCATATTGATATATCGCAGGCCAATCACGATGCAACAGAAGAGGAAATCATCCAAGCAACCCGCGAAGTTGTCGAGTACGCCAAAATGACCGGTGCGCTGGTCGAGAGTGAGCCGCACTACTTTGGCGGCAGTTCCAACATCCATACTGAAGGCATTGACTATGCTGAAATTAAAAAAACTTTTAGCACGCCGGAAGGCACTTACCATTTTGTCAAATCAACCGGCATTGACACCTATGCGGCCGCAGTCGGCAATCTGCACGGCAAATATCCAGTGCCTAAGAAACTAGATCTTGTATTGCTGCAGGAAATCCGTGATGCTATCGACTGTAATATAAGCCTGCACGGTGGCAGCGGCACCCCGGGCCACTATTTTGTTGATGCTGTCAAGATTGGCGTCACCAAGATCAACATCAATTCCGACATGCGTTATGCGTATCGCACGACACTTGAGAAAGTACTTGACGAAGACCCGACAGAGTACGCCGTCATCAAGCTGATGCCCAAAGTGATTGCAGCCGTGCAGAAAGTCGTCGAAAGCAAGATCGATAGCTTCAATAGTACTGGCAAAGCACAAATATAA
- a CDS encoding transketolase C-terminal domain-containing protein, whose protein sequence is MADMHLADMNGTLQQEPIRKGFGRGLLEAGKRNAQVVAACADLTDSTQMSLFKAEFPERFVEIGVAEQNLVTVGAGLAAMGKIPFVSSYAAFSPGRNWEQIRTTICLNDRPVKVVGSHAGVSVGPDGATHQMLEDIAIMRVLPNMVVIVPCDSVEAEKATLAMAEDGRPNYLRLAREASAVITTPETPFEIGKAYVFSPGADVTIIACGTMTHQALLAAESLYKQGIEAEVVHVPTIKPLDTETILKSVRKTGCVVTAEEGQMAGGLGGAIAELLADECPAPMVRIGMKDRFGESGEPSELLTHFGLDAKHIAMAAHHVVDRK, encoded by the coding sequence ATGGCCGATATGCATCTTGCAGACATGAACGGGACGCTTCAGCAGGAGCCGATTCGCAAAGGCTTTGGACGCGGACTGCTTGAGGCAGGTAAGCGGAATGCCCAGGTTGTCGCTGCCTGCGCTGATCTGACTGATAGTACGCAGATGAGTCTGTTCAAAGCCGAATTTCCGGAACGTTTTGTTGAAATCGGTGTCGCCGAGCAGAACCTGGTCACCGTCGGTGCGGGACTGGCAGCAATGGGCAAAATACCTTTCGTCAGCTCGTATGCTGCCTTTAGTCCGGGACGCAACTGGGAACAGATACGCACTACGATCTGCCTCAACGATCGCCCGGTGAAAGTTGTCGGCTCTCACGCTGGCGTCTCAGTTGGACCGGACGGCGCGACCCACCAAATGTTGGAAGACATCGCCATCATGCGCGTACTACCAAATATGGTCGTTATCGTGCCGTGCGATAGTGTTGAAGCCGAAAAGGCTACGCTGGCGATGGCGGAAGATGGCCGGCCTAATTATTTACGCCTGGCCCGTGAAGCATCGGCAGTGATCACAACACCTGAAACACCGTTTGAAATAGGCAAGGCCTATGTATTTTCACCTGGTGCTGATGTCACGATCATCGCCTGCGGCACCATGACGCATCAGGCACTGCTAGCAGCCGAAAGCCTGTACAAACAAGGCATAGAAGCTGAAGTCGTGCACGTCCCAACCATTAAGCCGCTCGACACCGAAACGATACTGAAGAGTGTTCGCAAGACAGGCTGCGTCGTCACGGCCGAAGAAGGCCAGATGGCTGGCGGTCTGGGCGGCGCAATCGCCGAACTGCTAGCTGATGAATGCCCGGCACCGATGGTACGCATCGGCATGAAAGACCGCTTCGGTGAGTCTGGTGAGCCGTCCGAGCTGCTGACACACTTTGGACTCGACGCTAAGCATATTGCAATGGCCGCCCATCATGTGGTTGACCGAAAGTAG
- a CDS encoding sugar phosphate nucleotidyltransferase, with amino-acid sequence MAKVTKAVIAAAGFGTRFLPQTKAMPKEMLPLVDKPIIQYIVEDLVAAGIKDIIIVGSSNKRAIEDHFDMPSQDLLANLIAGGESKKHYIEEIEAIAGLANFIYLRQKGPYGNATPLLNSAHLIGDEPFIYTYADDFFRASPSRFTQLINLYDELQGSVLSCIRVEKDEDYERYGIVAGESVDGHDGILKMSQIIEKPGKDNAPSDLASVSSYLLVPEIFPYLEKAAANYDGKIELQIQPAMQAMMADGHPFYGYEVQNGTYYDTGNKLEYIKTVIDFALERPDMQDDIMAYLRSKM; translated from the coding sequence ATGGCCAAAGTAACAAAAGCAGTCATTGCAGCAGCCGGATTCGGTACTCGCTTCTTGCCGCAGACTAAGGCTATGCCCAAGGAAATGCTGCCACTGGTTGATAAACCGATTATCCAATATATCGTTGAAGATTTAGTTGCTGCAGGTATCAAAGATATTATCATTGTCGGTAGCAGCAACAAGCGGGCTATCGAAGACCACTTTGATATGCCAAGCCAGGATTTGCTGGCAAACCTAATCGCTGGCGGTGAGAGCAAAAAACACTATATCGAAGAGATTGAAGCTATTGCCGGCCTGGCCAATTTTATTTACTTGCGTCAAAAAGGTCCATACGGCAATGCGACGCCACTGCTCAATTCGGCGCACCTCATAGGTGATGAACCGTTCATTTATACTTATGCCGATGACTTTTTCCGGGCCAGTCCAAGTCGATTCACGCAGCTCATTAATCTATACGATGAACTACAAGGATCGGTACTTAGCTGTATTCGTGTCGAGAAGGATGAAGATTACGAGCGTTATGGAATTGTCGCGGGCGAATCTGTCGATGGACATGACGGTATTCTTAAGATGAGCCAGATAATCGAAAAACCAGGCAAGGACAATGCGCCGTCAGACTTAGCCAGTGTCAGTAGTTACTTGTTGGTGCCTGAAATATTTCCATACCTTGAAAAAGCTGCTGCCAATTATGATGGTAAAATTGAGTTACAAATTCAGCCAGCCATGCAAGCCATGATGGCCGACGGTCATCCGTTTTATGGATACGAAGTCCAAAACGGAACTTATTACGACACGGGAAACAAGCTTGAGTACATTAAGACGGTCATCGACTTTGCACTTGAACGGCCCGATATGCAGGACGACATCATGGCATATTTGCGTTCGAAGATGTAG
- a CDS encoding transketolase: MKKTYSIDWLEHKAVDIRSDIIRMLEHAGSGHSAGPLGLADIFTALYFDVLQHDPKHPDWDERDILLLSNGHCVPVRYATMAEAGYFDKKELMTLRKLGSRLQGHPERTRLPGMETTSGPLGCGLSQAAGIALAMRMDKVTHRWVYVVMGDGELNEGNIWEAAMLAGKEKLHNIIGIIDRNNIQIDGPTESVMPLEDLRGKWEAFGWHVIEINGNDIEAVIDACAMGRAIVEKPVMIIAHTIPGKGVDFMEYDFRWHGMPPNHEQAVEALKELRTLGGRIRSEHE; this comes from the coding sequence ATGAAAAAAACTTACTCGATTGATTGGCTGGAACATAAAGCGGTAGATATCCGCAGTGATATTATCCGTATGCTCGAACATGCAGGCAGTGGGCATTCGGCCGGACCGCTCGGACTGGCCGATATATTTACGGCTTTGTATTTTGATGTACTGCAACACGATCCCAAGCATCCCGATTGGGACGAACGCGATATATTGCTACTGAGCAACGGCCACTGCGTCCCGGTACGATATGCTACCATGGCCGAAGCCGGCTATTTTGATAAAAAAGAACTCATGACGCTCCGGAAGCTCGGCTCACGTTTGCAGGGTCATCCTGAGCGGACACGGCTGCCTGGCATGGAAACTACTAGTGGGCCACTAGGATGCGGCTTGTCGCAGGCAGCAGGTATCGCTCTTGCCATGCGCATGGACAAGGTCACGCACCGCTGGGTCTATGTCGTAATGGGTGACGGTGAGTTGAACGAAGGCAATATATGGGAAGCGGCTATGCTGGCCGGCAAAGAAAAACTGCATAATATTATTGGTATTATTGACCGCAACAACATCCAAATCGATGGCCCGACTGAGTCTGTCATGCCACTGGAAGATCTTCGCGGCAAATGGGAAGCGTTCGGCTGGCACGTTATCGAAATCAACGGCAATGACATCGAGGCCGTCATTGATGCTTGCGCCATGGGACGGGCAATTGTCGAAAAGCCGGTGATGATCATCGCGCACACTATCCCAGGCAAGGGCGTCGACTTTATGGAATACGATTTCCGCTGGCACGGCATGCCACCAAACCATGAACAGGCCGTCGAAGCACTCAAAGAACTCCGTACCCTCGGCGGACGCATCCGGAGCGAGCATGAATAA
- a CDS encoding carbohydrate kinase family protein: protein MSQNQIDVMSIGDIVTDAFIKLLDDQAWTYVDDKGQNVLAMPFGAKIPFDSADVVTAVGNAANAAVAFARLGVSSGFVTNVGGDQDGRDMITALHAENVDTRFVRVNPDKKSNYHYVLRYGAERTILIKHEEYDYHWPVFAPTDIPKWLYFSSISEHAIPYHDQVSDWLDANPDVKLAFQPGTFQMEAGAERLKRLYARSDVLILNREEAVTVGGGNHEDLHDLINKLHELGAKIVVVTDGPHGAYASDGANRFQMPLYPDPADPVDRTGAGDAFASTFVAALAKGNTLEGALQWAPINSMSVVQKIGAQAGLLTEKEVESLLRSAPAGYKPERF, encoded by the coding sequence ATGAGTCAAAACCAAATAGACGTCATGAGTATTGGCGATATCGTAACCGATGCCTTTATCAAGCTGCTCGATGACCAAGCGTGGACGTACGTAGACGACAAAGGCCAAAATGTGCTGGCAATGCCGTTTGGTGCCAAAATACCATTCGATAGTGCAGATGTCGTCACGGCTGTCGGCAATGCTGCCAATGCTGCCGTCGCGTTTGCTCGGCTAGGAGTCAGCAGCGGTTTTGTGACTAATGTCGGTGGAGACCAAGATGGCCGCGACATGATCACGGCGCTCCATGCTGAAAATGTCGATACCCGCTTTGTACGCGTCAATCCAGACAAAAAGAGCAACTACCACTACGTCCTTCGATATGGAGCCGAGCGCACAATACTTATTAAACACGAAGAGTATGACTATCACTGGCCAGTATTCGCGCCGACCGATATTCCAAAGTGGCTATATTTTAGTTCGATCAGCGAGCATGCCATACCGTATCATGACCAAGTCTCTGACTGGCTCGATGCTAACCCAGATGTCAAATTAGCATTCCAACCGGGAACATTCCAGATGGAAGCTGGTGCCGAGCGCTTGAAGCGGCTGTACGCCCGCAGTGATGTTTTGATCCTCAACCGCGAAGAGGCGGTCACAGTAGGTGGTGGCAATCACGAAGATCTCCATGACCTTATCAATAAGCTACACGAACTGGGCGCTAAGATAGTCGTTGTAACCGACGGCCCGCACGGTGCCTACGCCAGTGACGGTGCAAACCGCTTTCAAATGCCGCTATATCCAGACCCGGCCGATCCAGTTGACCGCACTGGCGCAGGTGACGCCTTCGCAAGTACATTTGTCGCGGCACTTGCCAAAGGCAATACGCTCGAAGGCGCATTGCAGTGGGCGCCAATCAACTCGATGAGTGTCGTGCAAAAGATAGGAGCTCAGGCGGGTCTTTTGACTGAAAAAGAAGTAGAAAGCTTGCTGCGCAGCGCACCTGCAGGCTACAAGCCAGAACGATTCTAA
- the gatB gene encoding Asp-tRNA(Asn)/Glu-tRNA(Gln) amidotransferase subunit GatB: MITSETRDKYTITIGIECHVQLKTKSKLFAAVGNDAREAPPNTLVSHLCFGLPGALPVLNAEAVHLAARAAFALGSEPQKFSKFDRKHYFYPDLPLGYQITQFDEPIILGGSITVTIDGKPKTIGITRAHLEADAGKSTHPAGKDYSLVDLNRAGTPLLEIVSEPDMHSAVEAKAYAHELYLRMKYADVSDANLYYGNMRFDVNVSVSTSDQLGTRTETKNINSFRAVEKVVDYETNRQIEVLEKGGVIDQETRGWDDARQVTFSQRSKEDSHDYRYFPDPDLPPIVLTAEYIEQIRAAMPPMPDAWRSRLGELGLNTAQIETLLDAQVEYFAENYLPLLEQSLDDQAYARQLANWLVNIDIPYVREAGKPETHNDSDEMTGAVNRDVSLVRVDRAVMYRKIADLVGSGKLSSTNAKALTLVLLAADVLPGDIATFAEQQGFIQESDETAILEIVDAVLKENVKAADDVRGGEMKAIGFLVGQVMKRSTGKANPALAQKLIKKQLGMDA, from the coding sequence ATGATTACATCAGAAACTCGCGACAAATATACAATTACGATCGGCATTGAGTGTCATGTCCAGCTCAAGACAAAATCAAAACTGTTTGCTGCTGTCGGTAACGATGCCCGCGAGGCGCCGCCAAATACGCTCGTCAGTCACCTATGCTTCGGCCTGCCTGGTGCACTGCCAGTACTCAATGCCGAGGCAGTACATCTCGCTGCCCGGGCGGCATTTGCGCTCGGCTCGGAGCCACAGAAGTTCAGTAAATTCGATCGGAAACATTATTTTTATCCTGATTTGCCGCTCGGTTACCAGATTACCCAGTTCGACGAACCGATAATTCTGGGCGGTTCTATTACGGTTACCATCGACGGCAAGCCAAAAACCATCGGCATAACACGGGCTCATCTCGAGGCTGATGCAGGTAAAAGTACGCATCCTGCAGGCAAAGATTACAGCTTGGTCGACCTGAACCGCGCCGGTACGCCGCTGCTGGAAATCGTTTCAGAGCCGGATATGCATTCGGCGGTTGAGGCCAAAGCCTACGCTCACGAACTATACCTCCGTATGAAGTATGCAGATGTGTCTGACGCCAATTTATACTATGGAAATATGCGATTTGATGTCAATGTTAGCGTCAGTACCTCCGACCAGCTGGGCACGCGGACGGAAACCAAAAACATCAATAGCTTCCGGGCAGTTGAAAAAGTGGTAGATTATGAAACGAACCGCCAGATTGAAGTTTTGGAAAAAGGTGGGGTGATTGATCAGGAGACGCGTGGCTGGGACGATGCCCGCCAGGTAACGTTTAGCCAGCGGTCCAAGGAAGATTCGCATGATTACCGCTATTTTCCAGATCCCGATCTGCCGCCTATCGTGCTGACTGCCGAATACATTGAGCAGATTCGGGCTGCAATGCCGCCAATGCCAGATGCATGGCGCAGCCGTCTTGGTGAACTCGGACTGAACACGGCGCAGATTGAAACATTGCTCGACGCACAGGTGGAGTACTTCGCAGAGAATTATTTACCGCTCCTTGAACAATCGCTCGATGACCAGGCCTATGCCAGACAGCTTGCCAACTGGCTGGTTAATATTGATATTCCCTATGTTCGGGAAGCTGGCAAGCCAGAGACGCACAATGATTCGGATGAAATGACTGGGGCGGTGAACCGTGACGTATCGCTGGTGCGAGTGGACCGTGCTGTAATGTACCGAAAGATTGCCGATTTAGTCGGCAGCGGTAAGCTAAGTTCGACAAACGCCAAGGCTCTGACGCTCGTTTTGCTGGCCGCGGATGTATTGCCCGGAGATATTGCCACTTTTGCCGAGCAGCAAGGCTTCATACAGGAGTCAGATGAGACTGCGATTCTGGAGATCGTTGATGCTGTCCTGAAAGAAAATGTCAAAGCAGCTGATGACGTACGTGGTGGTGAAATGAAGGCGATTGGCTTCTTAGTCGGCCAGGTTATGAAACGCTCGACAGGCAAAGCGAACCCAGCTCTTGCCCAAAAACTCATAAAAAAACAGCTGGGGATGGATGCATAG
- the gatC gene encoding Asp-tRNA(Asn)/Glu-tRNA(Gln) amidotransferase subunit GatC, whose product MADLTRDDILKLAQLARISLDDDEVAAFSSEFNEILQYVEQLNAVDTAGLQPTSQVTGLVNVTRADEIGDYGYEPKSLLQNVPTVQGDLIKVRRMIG is encoded by the coding sequence ATGGCCGACCTCACACGGGATGATATTTTGAAATTGGCGCAACTTGCCCGGATCTCGCTTGATGACGATGAAGTTGCGGCTTTTTCGTCGGAATTTAATGAAATTTTACAGTATGTCGAACAATTAAACGCCGTAGATACAGCCGGACTGCAGCCAACCAGCCAGGTGACTGGTCTAGTGAATGTAACGCGCGCCGACGAAATCGGTGATTATGGCTATGAGCCCAAAAGTTTGCTACAAAATGTGCCAACAGTGCAGGGTGATCTTATTAAAGTTCGAAGGATGATCGGATAA